Proteins encoded together in one Apium graveolens cultivar Ventura unplaced genomic scaffold, ASM990537v1 ctg8522, whole genome shotgun sequence window:
- the LOC141705073 gene encoding uncharacterized protein LOC141705073, which yields MLCIKKFNYIDLPHWQRNLRCVYKNAHISYLVVKEQKRVIYKHITSIYFDLALFGVFYKNHTRHHDKKKVKLAFISNDASRKATFKKRKKGLMKKVGELSTLCGIDACAIIYSQYEPQPEVWPNTEGVQRVLAQFKRMPEMEQSKKMVNQESFMRQRIAKANEQLKKQCKDNREKEMIEVMYQCLTGKIGLQNLMIPDLNDLGWLIDHKLKEIYKRIDQISAAKKKNTTTGKVGSGSGSGCGSGSAAAMLKGKGVANCVDGTEEKAIEGEMEAMQQQQQRPPWFSDWINSNSGNSSTDQMQNQQQHCQNLGFSRGEEMMMPYGDAQNGGMWSSAFFP from the coding sequence ATGTTATGCATCAAGAAATTTAATTATATTGATTTGCCTCATTGGCAAAGAAATCTCAGATGCGTTTACAAAAATGCACACATTTCTTATTTAGTAGTGAAAGAGCAAAAAAGAGttatatataaacacataacttccatatactttgatcttGCCCTGTTTGGTGTTTTCTACAAAAATCATACAAGGCATCATGACAAGAAGAAGGTGAAGTTAGCATTCATCAGTAATGATGCTTCTCGAAAAGCGACATTCAAGAAAAGGAAGAAGGGGCTGATGAagaaggttggagagttgagtacCTTATGTGGTATTGATGCTTGTGCTATCATTTATAGTCAGTATGAGCCCCAACCTGAAGTGTGGCCTAATACAGAAGGTGTTCAGCGTGTGTTGGCTCAGTTTAAGCGAATGCCGGAGATGGAGCAGAGCAAGAAGATGGTTAATCAGGAGAGTTTTATGCGACAGAGGATTGCGAAAGCTAATGAGCAGTTGAAGAAACAGTGTAAGGATAATAGGGAGAAGGAAATGATTGAGGTTATGTATCAGTGTTTGACGGGGAAAATTGGTTTACAAAATTTGATGATCCCGGATTTGAATGATCTTGGTTGGCTTATTGATCACAAGTTGAAGGAGATTTATAAAAGAATTGATCAGATATCGGCTGCTAAGAAAAAGAATACTACTACTGGGAAAGTTGGCTCTGGCTCTGGATCTGGCTGTGGCTCGGGATCAGCTGCTGCAATGTTGAAAGGTAAAGGAGTGGCTAATTGTGTTGATGGAACGGAAGAAAAGGCTATAGAGGGCGAGATGGAAGcaatgcagcagcagcagcagaGACCGCCTTGGTTCAGCGACTGGATCAACAGCAATAGTGGGAACAGCAGTACTGATCAGATGCAGAACCAGCAGCAACACTGCCAGAATTTGGGATTTAGTCGCGGTGAGGAGATGATGATGCCTTATGGAGATGCGCAGAATGGTGGCATGTGGTCAAGTGCATTCTTTCCATAG
- the LOC141705091 gene encoding double-strand break repair protein MRE11-like translates to VGECLQERVKERSHSKDPAQFTSSGQSLENIRSTKAAGSAVSFSDDEDSTQLYGTKSATRGRKVASQSFRSSHDAPEISKPARGKGSRGRGRGRGSSNLKQTTLDASMGVRSGRSASVAATASVRSIAAEEENVDSASSDEDVQYNEVDDSPDDDVRGNSRKRPAAPRGRGRGSSSKRGKKTDSVTSSIQRMMMNRDDDDDDDDDHVTKKVPASQTRVTRNYGALRR, encoded by the exons GTTGGAGAGTGCTTACAG GAACGTGTGAAAGAAAGGTCGCATTCTAAAGACCCCGCGCAGTTCACATCTAGTGGACAGTCATTAGAG AATATTAGAAGTACCAAAGCAGCCGGAAGTGCAGTATCTTTCAGTGATGATGAGGACAGTACTCAATTATATGGTACAAAGTCTGCCACCAGAGGCAGGAAAGTGGCATCACAATCTTTTAGGTCCTCTCATGATGCTCCTGAAATTAGTAAGCCTGCCAGAGGAAAGGGCAGCAGGGGTAGGGGAAGAGGCAGAGGCTCTTCTAATTTGAAGCAGACAACTCTGGATGCATCTATGGGTGTACGTTCAGGAAG ATCTGCATCAGTTGCTGCTACGGCTTCAGTAAGAAGTATTGCTGCAGAGGAGGAGAACGTAGATTCTGCTTCAAGCGATGAAGATGTGCAATATAACGAGGTTGATGACAGTCCG GATGATGATGTCAGAGGTAACAGCCGCAAAAGACCTGCTGCTCCAAGAGGAAGAGGTAGAGGATCTTCCTCCAAGAGGGGAAAGAAAACAGATTCCGTAACATCTTCAATACAACGAATGATGATGAACagagatgatgatgatgatgacgacGATGATCATGTAACAAAAAAAGTACCTGCCTCTCAAACTCGG GTAACAAGAAACTATGGTGCCCTGAGAAGGTAG
- the LOC141705074 gene encoding uncharacterized protein LOC141705074: protein MIVLKSAIDVLFATHGPSISRIRGQGFDGASNMSRHISGLKNLILAENASAFYVHCFAHQLHLTLVAVSKKHDKICSFFNHLASLVNFVGASCKRKELVRVKQIEKLAEEISQGNRMTGKGLNQEAVLKRPGDTRWGLHYHTILSVISLFSPALDVLEKIKEMPSFHENKGEIYRLIDSMNDFEFIFLLHLMRKVLGITNDLSQALQRKDQDLANAYVW from the coding sequence ATGATTGTCCTAAAATCAGCAATTGACGTACTCTTTGCCACACATGGTCCGAGCATATCGCGTATTCGTGGTCAAGGTTTTGACGGGGCTAGTAATATGAGCAGACATATTAGTGGGCTAAAAAATTTAATACTAGCAGAAAATGCATCTGCCTTTTATGTGCATTGCTTTGCTCATCAATTGCATCTCACACTTGTTGCAGTTTCAAAAAAGCATGATAAAATTTGCTCATTTTTTAACCATCTAGCATCTTTGGTGAATTTTGTTGGGGCTTCTTGCAAGAGAAAAGAATTAGTCCGGGTGAAACAAATAGAAAAGTTAGCTGAAGAAATATCCCAAGGCAATCGAATGACTGGTAAAGGCTTGAATCAAGAGGCAGTTCTTAAACGTCCAGGAGATACAAGATGGGGTTTGCATTATCATACAATTCTAAGTGTGATTTCTTTATTTTCACCGGCACTTGATGTGCttgaaaaaataaaagaaatgcCTTCCTTTCATGAAAATAAAGGAGAGATTTATAGACTTATTGATTCAATGAATGACTTTGAGTTTATTTTTCTATTGCATTTGATGAGAAAAGTTTTAGGAATCACAAATGACTTATCACAAGCACTACAAAGAAAAGACCAGGATCTTGCTAATGCTTATGTTTGGTAa
- the LOC141705090 gene encoding agamous-like MADS-box protein AGL80, whose protein sequence is MTRKKVKLAFISNDASRKATFKKRKKGLMKKVGELSTLCGIDACAIIYSHYEPQPEVWPNTEGVQRVLAQFKRMPEMEQSKKMVNQESFMRQRIAKANEQLKKQCKDNREKEMIEVMYQCLTGKIGLQNLMIPDLNDLGWLIDHKLKEIYKRIDQISATKKKNTTTGKVGSGSGSGCGSGSAKRLIEGEMEAMQQQQQRPPWFSDWINSNNSNTARIWDSTSRGEEMMMPYGDAQNGGMWSSAFFP, encoded by the exons ATGACAAGAAAGAAGGTGAAGTTAGCATTCATCAGTAATGATGCTTCTCGAAAAGCGACATTCAAGAAAAGGAAGAAGGGGCTGATGAagaaggttggagagttgagtacCTTATGTGGTATTGATGCTTGTGCTATCATTTATAGTCACTATGAGCCCCAACCTGAAGTGTGGCCTAATACAGAAGGTGTTCAGCGTGTGTTGGCTCAGTTTAAGCGAATGCCGGAGATGGAGCAGAGCAAGAAGATGGTTAATCAGGAGAGTTTTATGCGACAGAGGATTGCGAAAGCTAATGAGCAGTTGAAGAAACAGTGTAAGGATAATAGGGAGAAGGAAATGATTGAGGTTATGTATCAGTGTTTGACGGGGAAAATTGGATTACAAAATTTGATGATCCCGGATTTGAATGATCTTGGTTGGCTTATTGATCACAAGTTGAAGGAGATTTATAAAAGAATTGATCAGATATCGGCTACTAAGAAAAAGAATACTACTACTGGGAAAGTTGGCTCTGGCTCTGGATCTGGCTGTGGCTCGGGATCGGCT AAAAGGCTTATAGAGGGCGAGATGGAAGcaatgcagcagcagcagcagaGACCGCCTTGGTTCAGCGACTGGATCAACAGCAATAA CAGCAACACTGCCAGAATTTGGGATTCAACCAGTCGCGGTGAGGAGATGATGATGCCTTATGGAGATGCGCAGAATGGTGGAATGTGGTCAAGTGCATTCTTTCCATAG